The following coding sequences lie in one Salmo salar chromosome ssa13, Ssal_v3.1, whole genome shotgun sequence genomic window:
- the LOC106567901 gene encoding solute carrier family 13 member 5 — protein sequence MSVFSDRAKMVSSFQIMWMFKDGVILFCTPFLLLPLPLLIGTTEAKCAYVIALMAVYWCTEVLPLAVTALLPTVLFPLFGIMESKQVCMQYLKDTNMLFVGGLMVAVAVESWNLHKRIALRVLLVVGVRPALLMLGFMGVTAFLSMWISNTATTAMMVPIVQAVLEQLNSPQSGENPLPIPQSQENGMTPEEKLENSSNPQDKLIIQDNHIPLKKPATEDKVDSPDKPGHQDNSLTDGKPVVMSMVLKEGTAAEEQVGEEEEEKERMKMCKGLMLCVCYAASIGGTATLTGTGPNLVLTGQMSQLFPQNGDVVNFASWFAFAFPTMLLMLTLAWLWLQLVFIGFDLKRTWGCGAVQSAKEHAAYDLIREEHRRLGPVSYGELSVLGLFILLVVLWFTRSPGFINGWATHIFNTKAEFVTDATVAVFIAVLLFVLPSEPPRYLCFWRTQSFDTEPPRGPTPALLTWQVTQRKMPWSIVLLLGGGFALAKGSEVSGLSRWLGDQMIPLCSIPPWAIAVILCLLTAIFTECASNVATATLFLPILASMSQSIGVNPLYVMVPCTLSASFAFMLPVATPPNAIVFSYGYLKVTDMAKTGIVMNILGILCITLAINSWGRAIFNLDTFPSWANTTTRG from the exons gaggcAAAATGTGCCTATGTAATAGCTCTGATGGCAGTGTACTGGTGTACTGAGGTATTGCCACTAGCGGTGACTGCTCTCCTGCCCACTGTCCTTTTCCCTCTGTTTGGCATCATGGAGTCCAAGCAG GTGTGTATGCAGTACCTGAAGGACACCAACATGCTGTTTGTAGGCGGTCTGATGGTGGCTGTTGCCGTGGAGTCATGGAACCTTCACAAGCGCATCGCTCTCAGGGTTCTACTTGTTGTGGGGGTGCGGCCTGCTCT TCTGATGCTAGGGTTCATGGGTGTGACAGCGTTCCTGTCCATGTGGATCAGTAACACAGCCACCACAGCTATGATGGTCCCCATTGTCCAGGCTGTCCTGGAGCAGCTCAACAGCCCACAGAGTGGGGAGAACCCCTTGCCCATCCCCCAGAGCCAGGAGAATGGTATGACTCCCGAGGAAAAACTGGAGAACAGTTCAAACCCACAGGACAAACTTATCATCCAGGACAATCACATTCCACTGAAGAAACCAGCCACAGAGGATAAAGTGGACTCCCCAGACAAGCCAGGTCACCAGGACAACTCTCTGACTGATGGGAAGCCAG TGGTAATGTCCATGGTCTTGAAGGAGGGGACTGCAGCAGAGGAGCAGgttggggaggaagaggaggagaaggagaggatgaaaatgtGTAAAGGcttgatgttgtgtgtgtgttatgctgCCAGCATCGGAGGCACTGCCACTCTCACTGGTACCGGACCCAACCTCGTCCTCACAGGGCAGATGAGCCa ACTCTTCCCTCAGAACGGTGACGTGGTTAACTTTGCCTCGTGGTTCGCCTTTGCCTTCCCCACAATGCTGCTAATGCTGACGCTGGCCTGGCTCTGGCTCCAACTCGTCTTCATCGGCTTCGA TCTGAAGCGTACGTGGGGCTGTGGTGCTGTGCAGTCAGCGAAAGAACATGCAGCGTATGATTTGATCCGTGAGGAGCATCGTCGTCTGGGGCCAGTGTCCTATGGAGAGTTGAGTGTCCTGGGGCTGTTCATTctgctggtggtgctgtggttcACACGAAGCCCAGGCTTCATCAACGGATGGGCAACCCACATCTTCAACACAAAGGCAGA GTTTGTGACTGATGCCACAGTAGCAGTGTTTATTGCCGTGCTGCTGTTCGTCTTGCCCTCTGAGCCCCCCCGGTACCTCTGCTTCTGGAGAACACAGAGCTTTgacacag agcCCCCTCGCGGCCCCACCCCTGCCCTGCTGACCTGGCAGGTGACCCAGAGGAAGATGCCCTGGAGCATTGTACTGCTGCTAGGAGGAGGCTTCGCTCTGGCTAAGGGCAgcgag GTGTCTGGTCTGTCGCGGTGGCTGGGTGATCAGATGATACCTCTCTGCTCTATCCCTCCCTGGGCCATCGCAGTCATTCTCTGTCTCCTCACCGCCATCTTCACTGAGTGTGCCAGCAACGTGGCTACCGCTACACTCTTCCTGCCCATCCTAGCCTCCATG TCCCAGTCCATAGGAGTGAACCCACTGTATGTGATGGTACCCTGTACCCTCAGTGCCTCCTTTGCCTTCATGCTGCCTGTCGCCACGCCTCCTAACGCCATCGTGTTCTCTTATGGATACCTGAAGGTGACGGATATG gctAAGACAGGTATAGTGATGAACATCCTTGGGATCCTGTGTATCACTCTGGCCATTAACAGCTGGGGTAGAGCCATTTTCAACCTGGACACCTTCCCCTCCTGGGCTAACACCACTACAAGAGGATGA